In the genome of Verrucomicrobiota bacterium, one region contains:
- a CDS encoding methylated-DNA--[protein]-cysteine S-methyltransferase: MHTKLIRTRAGAFAATFSTAGLAMLEFPGGRNARAVASRSRSGENAAWIRQTRAALDDGLAGRDPRELPPLDLAAGTDFQRRVWRELLKIPSGRTRSYGEVASRLGKPGAARAVGAACGANPVPVLVPCHRVLASNRTLGGFSGGVNWKQRLLAAEGVGVGGK, encoded by the coding sequence ATGCACACCAAACTGATCCGGACCCGGGCCGGGGCATTCGCTGCGACGTTTTCCACGGCCGGGCTCGCCATGCTCGAGTTTCCCGGCGGCCGCAACGCCCGCGCTGTTGCGAGCCGGTCTCGAAGCGGGGAGAATGCGGCGTGGATTCGGCAGACGCGCGCCGCGCTTGACGATGGGCTCGCAGGTCGCGACCCGCGCGAACTGCCGCCGCTCGACTTGGCCGCGGGAACGGATTTCCAGCGGCGCGTGTGGCGCGAGTTGCTGAAGATTCCGAGCGGTCGCACGCGGAGCTATGGCGAAGTGGCGTCGCGACTGGGGAAGCCCGGCGCGGCGCGGGCGGTGGGCGCGGCGTGTGGCGCGAATCCGGTGCCGGTCCTCGTGCCGTGCCACCGCGTGCTTGCGTCGAACCGGACGCTGGGCGGCTTTTCAGGCGGAGTGAACTGGAAGCAGCGTCTGCTTGCGGCCGAGGGCGTAGGGGTCGGCGGGAAGTGA
- a CDS encoding single-strand selective monofunctional uracil-DNA glycosylase, producing the protein MNARGTSSETLRHVLAAARGLARAAGTLEFAPPVACVYNPLDYAWPSHEAYLRRFARGRKRVIFLGMNPGPFGMAQTGVPFGEVAAVRDWLAISAGIAQPARVHPKRPVEGFGCARSEVSGRRLWGMFAERYGTPERFFADHFVANYCPLAFMDGGGRNLTPDKLREAEAARLFAVCDSHLRRLVAALRPRWVIGVGEFAERRARLALGDGAVQFGRILHPSPASPAANRGWRAAATRQLESLGVWTRRD; encoded by the coding sequence ATGAACGCGCGCGGCACGTCGAGCGAAACGCTCCGGCATGTGCTCGCCGCTGCGCGAGGCCTTGCGCGGGCAGCCGGCACGCTTGAGTTCGCGCCACCCGTCGCGTGCGTTTACAACCCGCTCGACTACGCGTGGCCGTCGCACGAGGCGTATCTGCGCCGCTTCGCGCGAGGCCGGAAGCGGGTGATCTTCCTCGGCATGAACCCGGGGCCGTTCGGCATGGCGCAAACGGGCGTGCCTTTCGGAGAGGTCGCCGCGGTGCGCGACTGGCTGGCAATCAGCGCCGGGATTGCGCAGCCGGCGCGTGTGCATCCCAAACGCCCCGTCGAGGGCTTCGGCTGCGCGCGTTCCGAAGTGAGCGGACGCCGGTTGTGGGGGATGTTCGCGGAGCGATATGGGACGCCGGAACGGTTCTTCGCCGATCACTTCGTTGCCAACTACTGTCCGCTCGCGTTCATGGACGGGGGCGGCCGAAACCTGACGCCAGACAAACTGCGCGAGGCCGAGGCCGCGAGGCTCTTCGCCGTGTGCGACTCGCACCTGCGCAGGCTTGTGGCCGCGTTGCGGCCGCGATGGGTGATCGGCGTTGGGGAGTTTGCCGAACGGCGTGCGCGGCTGGCGCTCGGTGACGGCGCGGTGCAGTTCGGCCGCATCCTTCACCCGAGTCCGGCGAGTCCGGCGGCGAACCGGGGGTGGCGCGCCGCAGCCACGCGGCAGCTTGAGTCCCTCGGGGTGTGGACGCGGCGCGACTGA